The following is a genomic window from Thermoplasmata archaeon.
GTGAGGGATGAATACCGAAGGTGAGAGCCGCACCGTCCGCGGATTGATCAACGCGGTTAACGATCGTGACTGGGATCGAATTCGTGACAGTTATCGGGCGGACATCATCATGGAGCATCCCGCGTACCCGGAACCAGTCGTCGGATCCCGCCAGGTTCTCGAATATCTGAAGAAACTGATCGGGGACTTCCCGGACCTCCATGTTGAGATCGCCAACATGTTCGGCGATCGCGGATGGGTCTGTGTGGAATCCGACATCACGAGTACATTCCGAGGGGCGCCGTTGCAGTACCCGGAGTGCGTCGTCCTCCGGGTCGAGGACGGTCAAATCGCGCGCGAACGACACTACGTCGACCTCCTGGTGTTCCAGAGGGGATCGAGTCCGACACCGACCCGGTGAGGCTCGCACATCGGCGTGTGGATGGAAACGGTTAACCAAACCGTTAAATATCCGGCTCGCATATCACTTAACCAGATGGTTAACCGACTAGCGGTCGAAACGGACCTGGACGCGATCTTCGCGGCCCTGGCCCATCCGATTCGGCGGGCCATCCTCGAGCAGATCTCCGGCGACGAAGCCACCGTGGGTGAGCTCGCGGAACCGCACAAGGTGAGCTTGCCTGCGATCTCGAAGCACCTGCGCGTCCTCGAGGAGGCGGGGCTGATCCGGATCGAACCGGAGGGGCGCGTACACCGCGTCCAGATCGATGCGGCTCCGCTGAGCGCGGCGTTCGGCTGGCTCACCCGGTACCGCGTGCTCTGGGAAGACCGGTTCGATCGGTTGGCCGAGCACCTCGAGCGAAGGCCGAGGAAGTCGAGTTCCCGAAAAGTCAGGAGGAAGACGTGATGCCAACACAGACGAAGAAACCAGCGAAGGGACAGGCGAAGGAGAACGAGCTCGTGGTCACGCGGACGTTCGATGCGCCGCGCGACCGCGTGTGGAAGGCGTGGACGGAGCCGGAGGAGGTCAAACGGTGGTGGGGCCCGAAAGGGTTCACGGCCCCGTTCTCCAAGATCGACCTCCGGGTCGGGGGAAAATACCTTTACTGCATGCGTTCGCCGGACGGCAAGGACTACTGGGGCACGGGCGTGTACCGCGAGGTCGTCCCCAAGACGAAGATCGTCGCCACGGACAGCTTTGCGGATGCGAACGGCAACGTCGTCCCAGCGTCTCACTACGGCTTCACCGCGGACTTCCCGCTCGAGTTGCTCGTGACGATCACACTCGAGGATGTCGGCGGAAAGACAAAGATGACGCTACGGCACTCCGGCTTCCCCGCCGGACCGGACCGAGAGGGCGCGGAGCAGGGCTGGACCGAGTCGTTCGAGAAGCTTGCGGCCTCGATCTCGGAAGGGTCCTCCGGGACGAAGTTCGTCACGGACCGGGGGAAGCGGCAGGTCGTGATGTCTCGCGTGTTCAACGCCCCGCGGGAGCGCGTCTTCCGGACCTACACGGACCCGAAGCTCATCCCTCGGTGGTGGGGCCCGCGGAGGCAGACGGCGACCGTCGAGACGATGGACGTGCGCAAGGGCGGCCGGTGGAGGTACGTCTCCCGGGACCCGGACGGAACCGAGTACGGGTTCAGGGGGGAGTACCGTGAGGTCGTCCCACCCGAGCGCCTCGTGTCCACGTTCGAGTTCGAGGGGATGCCGGGCCACGTCCTCCTGGACACGGCGACGTTCGAGGATCTCGGCCCGAGGACGCGGGTGACGATCACGTCCCAGTTCGACTCCGTCGAGGACCTCGAGGGGATGGTCGGGTCTGGGATGGAGGGCGGGGCACGCGAGACGTGGGATCGCCTCGAGGAGCTCCTCGCGAAGACGTGAACGGAGGACTGGGTGGACCCGCCGCCGGCTGGCCCGGCGGCGGCTCAATAGCCCTTCGTGTCGACGACGCAGAAGAGATTGCCTTCCGGGTCCTCGAGGACCACGAAATCCTCGCCGGGATCTCGGGGTCGGTAGCGGGTCGCGCCGAGACGGAGCAAGCGTTCGACCTCTCCCTCTTGGTCGTCCGTGTAGAGGTCGAGATGCAACACGTTCCGTTCGGGGGGCATCCCGTCGATCGATACGTTCGGTCCTTTCCCGGTCGGGTCCTTCAAGATGACGAACGGATCCTCGGGGTCGGGCGGTCGGCCGGGGCGGTACCCGAGGGCCTCCTGCCAGAAGGCCATCATTCGGTCGAAGTCTCTGACGTCGATGACGATCGACCCGATCCGCACGTTGCCCTTCTCCATGAGCCCATGACCCGAGGTTCGGGCGATAAACTTTGCTCTTGTGCTCTCCCCTGAGACCGGCCTGCGCTTCATCCTCGACGGAACGTGAGGGAGGCGGAGTTGATACAGTACCTCAACCCGGTCGGCCGGGGTCCGTCGTCGAACACGTGCCCTAGGTGGGAACCGCAGTTGGCGCATTCGACCTCCGTCCGCCGCATGAACAGACTCCGATCTTCCTTCTGCCGTACGCTTTCCTTGTCGACCGGCGCCCAGAAGCTCGGCCAGCCCGTTCCGGAGTCGTACTTCGTCCCTGCGGTGAAAAGCTCCTTCCCGCAGACGACGCATGCGTAGACGCCGGGCTCGTGGTTGTTCCAATATTCCCCGGTAAAGGGTCTCTCGGTCCCCGCGTTGATGCAAACTTCGTACTGCAATGGCGTGAGCTTTTGCCGCAGCTTCGCCTTGTCTAGCGTCTCCACGAGGACGAACTCAGCCTCCGCTCCGTTTTAAGCTTTCGTTTGAGCAGATAGGTTCGGACCTGCGGAATCCGATCGGTCCGGATTCGGTGCGCGAAGCCATAAGCCGGTCCGTGTTATCGTGGCGTCGGAGGCGGTGGTCATCCTTTCGAGGCCCGAGCTACCGGGCCGATTCGTGGCGGCCCTTCGCGACCTCCGGGCCGAGCCACATGCCGTGGCCACGGAGGCAGTCGCCTCGCAGACTCTGCGCTCCATCGTCGAGGCGCACCATGCGAATCGAATCGTCGTCGCGAACATCCCGGCGGCGCTTCGCTCCGTCGTGGCCGACGGCCTTCGAGGATTGGCCGTTCGCTTCCTCGACGAGGTCCCCGCGGAAGAGGTCGTGAGGACGTGCGCGGACGCGGACGTCGGCGTGACGTGGGCCGAGTTCGCGGTCGCGGACGATGGCGCGGTCGTCGAGGTCGCCCACGACGATTCGGCGCGGCTTGCCGCCTCCTTGCCGATCGTGCACATCGTCCTCATCCCGAGCGAGCGGTTGGTCCAGGGCGTCGGCGAAGGGATGGCGGCGGCCGGTGAGATTCTCCGTTCGAGCGCGCCGGGCCACCGACCCACGATCACGTTCATCTCGGGCCCGAGCCGGACCGGGGACATCGAGCTTCGCCTCCTGTACGGGGTCCACGGCCCGCATTCGCTCCACGTCATGATGCTCGACTGGTACCCCGGGAGGTAGGAAGCTGCGGAAGGCGCGTCAGCGGCTCGCGGCGGAAGTCCGTCGGTCGATCGAACAGCCCGAGAGGATCGGAAAACTCTGGGAGGCGATGGAGCGAGGTCGAGCGAACCGGGCCGCGACGATCCAGCAGGCCGGGCTCGACCTCCCGGCGTTTCGGGATCGCGTTCG
Proteins encoded in this region:
- a CDS encoding lactate utilization protein, with the protein product MAALRDLRAEPHAVATEAVASQTLRSIVEAHHANRIVVANIPAALRSVVADGLRGLAVRFLDEVPAEEVVRTCADADVGVTWAEFAVADDGAVVEVAHDDSARLAASLPIVHIVLIPSERLVQGVGEGMAAAGEILRSSAPGHRPTITFISGPSRTGDIELRLLYGVHGPHSLHVMMLDWYPGR
- a CDS encoding nuclear transport factor 2 family protein; translated protein: MNTEGESRTVRGLINAVNDRDWDRIRDSYRADIIMEHPAYPEPVVGSRQVLEYLKKLIGDFPDLHVEIANMFGDRGWVCVESDITSTFRGAPLQYPECVVLRVEDGQIARERHYVDLLVFQRGSSPTPTR
- the msrB gene encoding peptide-methionine (R)-S-oxide reductase MsrB — translated: METLDKAKLRQKLTPLQYEVCINAGTERPFTGEYWNNHEPGVYACVVCGKELFTAGTKYDSGTGWPSFWAPVDKESVRQKEDRSLFMRRTEVECANCGSHLGHVFDDGPRPTGLRYCINSASLTFRRG
- a CDS encoding SRPBCC family protein encodes the protein MSRVFNAPRERVFRTYTDPKLIPRWWGPRRQTATVETMDVRKGGRWRYVSRDPDGTEYGFRGEYREVVPPERLVSTFEFEGMPGHVLLDTATFEDLGPRTRVTITSQFDSVEDLEGMVGSGMEGGARETWDRLEELLAKT
- a CDS encoding metalloregulator ArsR/SmtB family transcription factor, with amino-acid sequence MVNRLAVETDLDAIFAALAHPIRRAILEQISGDEATVGELAEPHKVSLPAISKHLRVLEEAGLIRIEPEGRVHRVQIDAAPLSAAFGWLTRYRVLWEDRFDRLAEHLERRPRKSSSRKVRRKT
- a CDS encoding VOC family protein, which translates into the protein MEKGNVRIGSIVIDVRDFDRMMAFWQEALGYRPGRPPDPEDPFVILKDPTGKGPNVSIDGMPPERNVLHLDLYTDDQEGEVERLLRLGATRYRPRDPGEDFVVLEDPEGNLFCVVDTKGY